From a region of the Microterricola gilva genome:
- a CDS encoding S8 family peptidase — MGVTLGSTVLDAPPAHADQIRDMEYWLTDYGFDEAWLTTKGAGVTVAVIDTGVDGSVAELKGAIVGGMDASGIGSPNGQTPVGDNEQHGTMVASLLAGRGRGPVPDSGVIGVAPEAELLAASVAFGTDTGSTVSNDDQIAAAVRWAVDNGADVINMSLTRNTLDWPQSWDDAFLYAFENDVVVVAAAGNRGAGTTSVGAPATIPGVITVAGVDRNGEASFDASSQGITISVAAPSEDLVGVVPGGGYAKWDGTSGAAPIVSGLVALVRSAYPELDAAGAINRVLSTAEPRGPAQIYGNGLIDAAAAINDEVPAATTDPATLLKDWIHLHRRAAVAPSEEEPAPQEPITVKADPVPPEQDSFAALIPNSFTMATVTVPLLVLGGFVILMVLMGIGATRHFRRILRR, encoded by the coding sequence GTGGGAGTGACGCTCGGCTCGACCGTGCTCGACGCGCCACCGGCGCACGCCGACCAGATCCGCGACATGGAGTACTGGCTCACCGACTACGGATTCGATGAGGCCTGGCTGACGACCAAGGGTGCCGGCGTGACCGTCGCCGTCATCGATACCGGGGTTGACGGCAGCGTCGCCGAGCTGAAGGGCGCGATCGTCGGAGGCATGGACGCGTCCGGGATCGGTTCACCGAACGGGCAGACCCCCGTCGGCGACAACGAGCAGCACGGCACCATGGTGGCCTCGCTGCTGGCCGGACGCGGGCGCGGCCCTGTGCCGGACAGCGGCGTGATCGGCGTCGCCCCCGAGGCGGAGCTGCTCGCGGCATCCGTCGCCTTCGGCACCGACACCGGCTCGACCGTCAGCAACGACGACCAGATCGCGGCCGCGGTGCGCTGGGCAGTCGACAACGGGGCCGATGTCATCAACATGTCGCTGACACGAAACACCCTGGACTGGCCGCAGAGCTGGGATGACGCCTTCCTCTACGCCTTCGAGAACGACGTCGTCGTCGTCGCGGCCGCAGGCAACCGTGGCGCGGGAACGACCTCCGTCGGCGCCCCGGCGACGATTCCGGGCGTGATCACCGTCGCCGGTGTCGACCGCAACGGCGAGGCGAGTTTCGATGCCTCATCGCAGGGCATCACGATCTCCGTCGCTGCACCGAGCGAGGACCTCGTCGGCGTCGTGCCGGGTGGCGGTTACGCGAAGTGGGACGGCACGAGCGGCGCCGCACCGATCGTCTCTGGCCTTGTCGCGCTCGTCCGCTCGGCCTACCCGGAGCTCGATGCCGCCGGTGCGATCAATCGGGTGCTCTCGACGGCCGAGCCGCGTGGACCGGCGCAGATCTACGGAAACGGGCTGATCGACGCGGCCGCCGCGATCAACGATGAGGTGCCGGCCGCAACCACCGATCCGGCCACCCTCCTCAAAGACTGGATCCACCTGCACCGGCGCGCTGCCGTCGCTCCAAGCGAGGAGGAACCCGCGCCGCAGGAGCCGATCACCGTCAAGGCCGACCCGGTGCCGCCGGAGCAGGACAGCTTCGCTGCGCTGATCCCGAACAGCTTCACGATGGCCACCGTTACGGTGCCGCTGCTTGTGCTCGGCGGATTTGTTATCCTTATGGTGCTGATGGGCATAGGGGCCACACGGCATTTCAGGCGAATACTGCGCAGGTAG
- a CDS encoding DUF501 domain-containing protein has translation MTTPPFDPASERDIAIVSAQLGRPARNVIGIAARCVCGAPTVVSTAPRLADGTPFPTLYYLSHPAATAAMSFLEATQVMNEFTELLAADEELRAAYGRAHEAYLADRASILVVPEIENFSAGGMPVRVKCLHALAGHALAAGPGVNPIGDLALERSTWSPTVCECIAYEGIDAAEPGTDA, from the coding sequence ATGACGACACCGCCATTTGACCCGGCATCCGAGCGCGACATCGCCATCGTTTCGGCACAGCTCGGCCGCCCGGCCCGCAACGTGATCGGCATCGCCGCGCGGTGCGTGTGCGGCGCTCCGACCGTGGTCTCCACCGCGCCGCGACTGGCCGACGGGACCCCGTTTCCCACGCTCTACTACCTGAGCCACCCGGCTGCGACGGCCGCGATGTCGTTCCTCGAGGCGACGCAGGTGATGAACGAGTTCACCGAGCTCCTCGCCGCCGATGAGGAGCTGCGCGCAGCGTACGGCCGCGCACACGAGGCGTACCTGGCTGACCGCGCCAGCATCCTCGTCGTGCCGGAGATCGAGAATTTCTCCGCCGGAGGCATGCCGGTGCGTGTGAAGTGCCTGCACGCCCTGGCCGGCCATGCGCTCGCAGCCGGCCCCGGCGTGAACCCCATTGGCGACCTCGCGCTCGAGCGCTCCACCTGGTCGCCGACCGTGTGCGAGTGCATCGCATACGAGGGCATCGACGCCGCAGAGCCCGGCACTGACGCGTGA
- a CDS encoding FtsB family cell division protein, whose translation MATGDSPSGGWLRGIRFSGFSLIMMVILVLGVVILAPGLRVLVEQRQEIAALSAAVDAQQDQLATLRAERERWNDKTYVITQARDRLYYVMPGEVSFLVINDLAAPLEENEQAPISTEIQNTQLDWLQSMFASVMTAGLAESTATP comes from the coding sequence ATGGCCACCGGAGACTCCCCGAGCGGGGGCTGGCTGCGCGGCATCCGTTTTTCCGGCTTCTCGCTAATCATGATGGTGATCCTGGTGCTCGGAGTCGTCATTCTGGCTCCGGGGCTGCGCGTGCTCGTTGAGCAGCGCCAGGAGATCGCCGCTCTGAGTGCGGCCGTCGACGCCCAGCAGGATCAGCTCGCCACGCTGCGCGCCGAGCGTGAGCGCTGGAATGACAAGACCTATGTGATCACGCAGGCCCGCGACCGGCTCTACTACGTGATGCCGGGCGAGGTCAGCTTCCTCGTGATCAATGACCTCGCCGCACCGCTCGAGGAGAACGAGCAGGCGCCGATCAGCACCGAAATCCAAAACACCCAGCTTGATTGGTTACAGTCGATGTTCGCCTCCGTGATGACGGCGGGCCTTGCAGAAAGCACAGCAACACCATGA
- the eno gene encoding phosphopyruvate hydratase — translation MALIEAVGAREILDSRGNPTIEVEVLLEDGTVARAGVPSGASTGAFEAYELRDGDPARYGGKGVLKAVDAVLDEIGDEIDGIESTEQRVLDAALIELDGTDNKSRLGANAMLGVSLAVAKASADSLDLPLFRYLGGPNAHTLPVPLLNIINGGSHADNDVDIQEFMIVPLGAETFSEALRWGVETYHALKGLLKSKGLATGLGDEGGFAPNLPSNRAALDLIVEAIQIAGYVPGKDIALALDVAATEFFKDGSYHFEGKQLSAEELVAYYAELVEAYPLVSIEDPLEEEDWDGYVHLTAQLGDKVQIVGDDLFVTNPKRLAKGLQLRAGNSILVKVNQIGTLTETLDAVALAQRAGYTAILSHRSGETEDTTIADLAVATDCGQIKTGAPARSERVAKYNQLLRIEEELGEAAVYAGRSAFPRFTA, via the coding sequence GTGGCTCTGATCGAGGCTGTTGGCGCTCGCGAAATTTTGGACTCCCGTGGAAACCCGACCATTGAGGTCGAGGTTCTGCTGGAGGATGGCACGGTTGCCCGTGCCGGTGTGCCCTCCGGTGCATCGACCGGTGCCTTCGAGGCATACGAGCTGCGCGATGGCGACCCCGCCCGCTACGGCGGAAAGGGCGTGCTCAAGGCCGTCGACGCCGTGCTCGACGAGATCGGCGACGAGATCGACGGCATCGAGTCCACCGAGCAGCGCGTGCTCGACGCCGCACTGATCGAGCTCGACGGCACCGACAACAAGAGCCGCCTCGGCGCCAACGCGATGCTCGGCGTCAGCCTGGCCGTCGCCAAGGCATCGGCCGACTCGCTCGACCTGCCGCTGTTCCGCTACCTCGGCGGCCCGAACGCGCACACCCTGCCCGTTCCGCTGCTCAACATCATCAACGGTGGTTCGCACGCCGACAACGACGTCGACATCCAGGAATTCATGATTGTGCCTTTGGGCGCCGAGACCTTCAGCGAGGCACTGCGCTGGGGCGTCGAGACCTACCACGCCCTCAAGGGCCTGCTGAAGTCGAAGGGCCTCGCAACCGGCCTCGGCGACGAGGGTGGCTTCGCCCCCAACCTGCCCAGCAACCGTGCGGCCCTCGACCTCATCGTCGAAGCCATCCAGATCGCCGGCTACGTGCCGGGCAAGGACATCGCGCTGGCGCTCGACGTCGCGGCGACCGAGTTCTTCAAGGACGGCAGCTACCACTTCGAGGGCAAGCAGCTCTCGGCCGAGGAGCTCGTCGCCTACTACGCCGAGCTCGTCGAGGCGTACCCGCTGGTCTCGATCGAGGACCCGCTGGAGGAAGAGGACTGGGACGGCTACGTCCACCTCACCGCCCAGCTCGGCGACAAGGTGCAGATCGTCGGTGACGACCTGTTCGTGACCAACCCGAAGCGCCTGGCCAAGGGCCTGCAGCTCCGTGCTGGCAACTCGATCCTGGTGAAGGTCAACCAGATCGGCACCCTGACCGAGACCCTGGATGCCGTTGCCCTCGCGCAGCGTGCCGGCTACACCGCGATCCTCTCGCACCGTTCGGGTGAGACCGAGGACACGACGATCGCCGACCTCGCCGTCGCAACCGACTGCGGCCAGATCAAGACCGGTGCGCCTGCCCGCAGCGAGCGCGTCGCTAAGTACAATCAGCTGTTGAGGATCGAAGAAGAGCTCGGTGAGGCCGCCGTGTACGCCGGCCGCAGCGCGTTCCCGCGCTTCACCGCGTAA
- the hisS gene encoding histidine--tRNA ligase, which translates to MAQTVTPPRGMRDFLPADKARREHALGIIRASYAAHGFDEIETPVMEDSARLHSGLGGDNEKLAFAVMKRGLGPDDLAAAAASGDTLALADLGLRFDLTVPLARFYATHRAALPGVFRSIQIAPVWRAERPQKGRYRQFMQCDIDIIGEAGQLAEIELIGATAGTLDALGLSGCSIRINDRRILSALLAHWGVAETLFERALITIDKLDKIGAAGVATELAGLGIAADGIADTLDGIANAGWELLHGVTPPPAWLDQQAYAELLALRAALPDVELVFDPTLVRGMGYYTGTIFEIAHPDLGYSLGGGGRYDGMIGRFLGNDVPACGFSIGFERIVDLLPEDAASTADAVVIVHEKDAAPTELMALKSQLVASGTRVRLEKRSKNLKALLERAEADGFTRFALLGQGVTDAGALEFKALGG; encoded by the coding sequence ATGGCCCAGACTGTGACCCCGCCGAGAGGCATGCGCGACTTCCTTCCCGCCGACAAAGCCCGCCGCGAGCACGCGCTGGGGATCATCAGGGCGAGCTACGCCGCCCATGGTTTCGACGAGATCGAGACGCCCGTCATGGAGGACTCCGCGCGGCTGCACTCCGGGCTCGGCGGCGACAACGAGAAGCTGGCCTTCGCCGTGATGAAGCGCGGACTCGGCCCCGACGACCTCGCGGCCGCTGCGGCATCCGGCGACACCCTCGCCCTGGCCGACCTCGGCCTGCGTTTTGACCTCACCGTTCCCCTCGCCCGCTTCTACGCCACCCACAGGGCGGCGCTGCCCGGCGTGTTCCGTTCCATCCAGATCGCACCCGTCTGGCGTGCAGAGCGCCCGCAGAAGGGTCGCTACCGCCAGTTCATGCAGTGCGACATCGACATCATCGGCGAGGCCGGCCAACTGGCCGAGATCGAGCTGATCGGCGCGACGGCCGGAACGCTGGATGCCCTCGGCCTGAGCGGCTGCAGCATCCGCATCAACGACCGCCGCATCCTGTCGGCGCTGCTCGCCCACTGGGGCGTCGCCGAGACGCTGTTCGAGCGGGCGCTCATCACCATCGACAAGCTCGACAAGATCGGCGCGGCTGGAGTGGCCACCGAGTTGGCCGGCCTCGGTATCGCCGCCGACGGGATCGCCGACACACTCGACGGCATCGCGAACGCGGGGTGGGAGCTGCTGCACGGCGTCACCCCGCCGCCGGCCTGGCTCGACCAGCAGGCATACGCCGAGCTGCTCGCGCTGCGCGCGGCGCTGCCAGATGTCGAGCTCGTCTTCGACCCGACACTCGTGCGCGGCATGGGCTACTACACCGGCACCATCTTCGAGATCGCCCACCCCGACCTGGGTTACTCGCTCGGCGGCGGCGGCCGCTATGACGGCATGATCGGTCGTTTCCTCGGCAACGACGTGCCAGCTTGCGGCTTCTCGATCGGCTTCGAGCGCATCGTCGACCTGCTGCCTGAGGACGCGGCCAGCACGGCGGACGCCGTGGTGATCGTGCACGAGAAGGATGCCGCGCCGACCGAGTTGATGGCGCTCAAGAGCCAGCTGGTTGCCTCGGGCACCCGGGTGCGGCTCGAGAAGCGCAGCAAGAACCTCAAGGCGCTGCTGGAGCGGGCAGAGGCCGACGGCTTCACGCGCTTCGCCCTGCTCGGGCAGGGCGTGACGGATGCCGGCGCGCTCGAGTTCAAGGCTCTCGGAGGCTGA
- a CDS encoding ferritin, protein MSEKTFNELLTIQIGNEFAASQQYIAIAVWFDAHDLPQLAAHFYRQSVEERNHAMMLVQYSLDRGLPITIPGIPAVQNDFANVVEPVALALGQEKQVTTQIEELFRAARRDGDALGEQAMLWFLKEQVEEVASMSTLLTIAERAKDNLFDLENFVARETIGDGGVDSDAPEAAGGAL, encoded by the coding sequence ATGAGCGAGAAGACCTTCAACGAACTCCTGACCATCCAGATCGGCAACGAGTTTGCCGCGTCGCAGCAGTACATCGCGATCGCGGTGTGGTTCGACGCCCACGACCTCCCGCAGCTCGCCGCGCACTTCTACCGGCAGTCGGTGGAGGAGCGCAATCACGCTATGATGCTCGTGCAGTACAGCCTCGACCGTGGCCTGCCGATCACGATCCCCGGGATCCCCGCGGTGCAGAACGACTTCGCGAACGTCGTCGAGCCCGTCGCGCTCGCACTCGGCCAGGAGAAGCAGGTGACGACCCAGATCGAGGAGCTGTTCAGGGCCGCTCGCCGTGACGGTGACGCCCTCGGCGAGCAGGCCATGCTCTGGTTCCTCAAGGAGCAGGTCGAGGAGGTGGCGTCGATGAGCACGCTGCTGACCATCGCTGAGCGCGCCAAGGACAACCTCTTCGACCTCGAGAACTTCGTCGCGCGCGAGACCATCGGCGACGGCGGTGTCGACTCCGACGCCCCCGAGGCCGCTGGCGGCGCGCTCTAA
- a CDS encoding ABC transporter ATP-binding protein has product MHAVRNASLEVRPGSVTGLIGPNGAGKTTLLLMLATLLAPDAGSIRIAGYDPIADAAAVRARMGWMPDVLGAWSTLSVRQAIETTGRLYRMPRERAALRTVELLAVTGLTPLAEQPTRVLSRGQKQKLSLARALVHDPHVLLLDEPASGLDPAARADLRVLVRRLAGEGKAILVSSHVLSELDEMADSAVYLAAGVTASAEQIARAQNSLRQWRVRALDQTRLADAIARVGLGAERVSVDNVGTLIAFADEAEAAEVLGRLVAAGAMISDFGPAVGEMEHTFLDLNRAGTSGQEGRA; this is encoded by the coding sequence GTGCACGCGGTGCGAAACGCGTCTCTCGAGGTTCGCCCAGGGTCGGTCACCGGGTTGATCGGTCCGAACGGCGCGGGGAAGACCACCCTGCTGCTGATGCTCGCCACCCTACTGGCGCCGGATGCCGGCAGCATCCGCATCGCCGGATACGACCCCATCGCCGATGCCGCCGCCGTGCGCGCCCGCATGGGGTGGATGCCGGATGTCCTCGGCGCCTGGTCGACCCTCAGCGTGCGACAGGCCATCGAGACCACGGGCAGGCTCTACCGGATGCCGCGCGAGCGGGCAGCTCTGCGCACGGTCGAGCTGCTCGCCGTCACCGGCCTCACGCCCCTGGCCGAGCAGCCGACGCGGGTGCTCTCTCGCGGGCAGAAGCAGAAGCTGTCACTGGCCCGCGCTCTCGTACACGACCCCCATGTGCTGTTGCTGGACGAGCCGGCATCCGGGCTGGATCCGGCGGCGCGGGCCGATCTCCGGGTTCTCGTGCGCCGACTCGCCGGAGAGGGCAAGGCGATTCTCGTGTCGAGCCATGTGCTCTCCGAGCTCGACGAGATGGCGGACTCAGCTGTCTACCTGGCCGCGGGGGTCACGGCGAGCGCCGAACAGATCGCGCGGGCACAGAACAGCCTGCGGCAGTGGCGGGTGCGTGCGCTCGACCAGACGCGGCTCGCCGACGCCATCGCCAGGGTCGGACTCGGCGCCGAGCGCGTCTCGGTCGACAACGTCGGCACACTGATCGCCTTCGCCGATGAGGCGGAAGCGGCCGAGGTGCTCGGGCGTCTGGTCGCCGCAGGCGCGATGATCAGTGACTTCGGCCCGGCCGTCGGCGAGATGGAGCACACCTTCCTCGACCTGAACAGGGCGGGCACGAGCGGACAGGAGGGCCGGGCATGA
- a CDS encoding ABC transporter permease, whose translation MSATVATSARQPFWGGLWLIVTLELRQRVRGVAWYVLLGVFFVIVGLVTVLLWFATNALESGGGGMFSTIIFFVLLLGSLVSPALSGNAINGDRDSGVLATTQVTLITTWQLVLGKFVAAWLTALAFLVAALPFLLFAVVLGEVSFATVAVSTLVLGLELGVIAAIGVGLSGIQTRPLFSIVTTYLVIAALSVGTLIVFGLAGLATQSPTTRTSSDFDWDNPPADEANGRWTCTDPVVYESTVPRFDYYWGVLAANPYVVVADAAPGSFDESGYPTDLFGWIATGVRSAQNAPELHTVYDACADGGSPQGFDGGSTGDFQTAEEMYNDAVPSWFVGLTIHLLLGAGALFWAYTRTNTPARRLPTGSRVA comes from the coding sequence ATGAGCGCCACGGTTGCGACATCCGCCCGCCAGCCGTTCTGGGGTGGCCTCTGGCTGATCGTCACCCTCGAGCTGCGTCAGCGCGTGCGCGGCGTGGCCTGGTACGTGCTGCTCGGCGTCTTCTTCGTGATCGTCGGACTCGTCACGGTGTTGCTCTGGTTCGCCACGAACGCCCTGGAGTCCGGCGGCGGCGGCATGTTTTCCACGATCATCTTCTTCGTGCTGCTGCTCGGCAGTCTCGTCTCGCCCGCACTCAGTGGCAACGCCATCAACGGCGACCGCGACTCCGGCGTGCTCGCCACGACCCAGGTGACGCTGATCACCACCTGGCAGCTCGTGCTCGGCAAGTTCGTGGCCGCCTGGCTGACGGCGCTCGCGTTCCTCGTGGCCGCGCTGCCGTTCCTGCTCTTCGCGGTGGTGCTCGGCGAGGTCTCCTTTGCGACGGTCGCTGTCTCGACGCTCGTGCTCGGGCTGGAACTCGGCGTGATCGCAGCGATCGGTGTCGGGCTCAGCGGCATCCAGACCCGACCGCTGTTCTCCATCGTGACGACGTACCTGGTGATCGCTGCGCTCAGCGTCGGCACGCTCATCGTCTTCGGCCTGGCCGGCCTCGCGACGCAGTCGCCGACGACAAGGACCTCGAGCGACTTCGACTGGGACAACCCACCGGCTGACGAGGCGAACGGGCGCTGGACCTGCACCGATCCCGTCGTCTACGAGTCGACGGTGCCGCGCTTCGACTACTACTGGGGCGTGCTGGCCGCGAACCCCTATGTCGTCGTGGCGGATGCCGCGCCGGGCAGTTTCGACGAATCCGGCTATCCCACCGACCTCTTCGGCTGGATCGCCACCGGCGTGCGCTCGGCACAGAACGCCCCTGAGCTCCACACCGTCTACGACGCCTGCGCTGACGGCGGCTCACCCCAGGGCTTCGACGGCGGCAGCACCGGCGACTTCCAGACGGCCGAGGAGATGTACAACGACGCCGTCCCGTCGTGGTTCGTCGGTCTGACGATCCACCTGTTGCTCGGCGCCGGCGCGCTGTTCTGGGCGTACACCCGCACGAATACCCCGGCGAGGCGCCTGCCCACGGGAAGCCGCGTGGCCTGA
- a CDS encoding MazG family protein, with product MTETIAATPLDELIATVAKLRGPGGCPWDAEQTHASLVQYLVEETHELVDAIEAGSREELIEELGDVLYQVILHSDIAAATDGEDFTVQDVAAALNAKLIGRHPHVFGDRVAETSADVVAFWDDLKAAEKPERSSVLDGIPQGMPSLALADKLLGRAQKIGLIEDADGGIPFSSEDELGPMLLAIVAGAKARGLDAERALRSTLRAFQDEIREAETTL from the coding sequence ATGACTGAGACGATCGCCGCCACCCCTCTGGACGAGTTGATTGCCACCGTGGCGAAGCTGCGCGGACCGGGCGGGTGCCCCTGGGACGCCGAGCAGACGCACGCCTCGCTCGTGCAGTACCTCGTCGAGGAGACACACGAGCTCGTCGACGCCATCGAGGCAGGCAGCCGCGAGGAGCTGATCGAGGAACTCGGCGACGTCCTGTACCAGGTGATCCTGCACAGCGACATCGCCGCCGCCACCGACGGGGAGGACTTCACGGTTCAGGATGTCGCCGCCGCCCTCAACGCGAAGCTGATCGGACGGCATCCGCACGTCTTCGGCGACCGGGTGGCCGAGACCTCCGCCGACGTTGTGGCGTTCTGGGACGACCTCAAGGCCGCGGAGAAGCCGGAGCGCTCGAGCGTGCTGGACGGGATCCCGCAGGGCATGCCGTCGCTGGCCCTGGCCGACAAGCTGCTCGGCCGAGCACAGAAGATCGGACTGATCGAGGACGCCGACGGCGGGATCCCGTTCTCCAGCGAGGACGAGCTCGGCCCGATGCTGCTCGCCATCGTCGCCGGCGCGAAGGCGCGGGGGCTCGACGCCGAGCGCGCGCTGCGCAGCACGCTGCGGGCGTTCCAGGACGAGATCCGCGAGGCCGAGACCACGCTGTAG
- a CDS encoding Na+/H+ antiporter NhaA, which translates to MAIFRSERYAAMLLLAAAVLGLVLANSAVGPALLAFKGEHVELPLLGLDISTGHFVSDGLLAIFFFIVAVELKRELAIGELNSLSKAALPAVAALGGVAVPAGIYLLITAGSGWENGWPVPTATDIAFALGLLAIFGKGIPTRVRVFLMALAVLDDLVAILIIAFFFTSSVELSYLGFAAVTLLLFSGVSRLLRPRSGYILTRKPQWPLVIAMWVLAVLTWYFVFQSGVHATIAGVLLGLVMARRPGGRAVHSLEPYSNGIILPLFAFSAALVAIPAVSLSELSPAFWGILVALPLGKLLGITLAGWLGGLVAGKRSGVGLRIGDLLVVASLGGVGFTVSLLMNELAFASDHDVVDEGTIAVLLGSGIAMVCSAAFVSWRAAQYRSGKLSVSAADEPDPATAPLF; encoded by the coding sequence GTGGCTATTTTCCGTTCCGAACGCTACGCAGCCATGCTGCTGCTGGCGGCAGCCGTGCTCGGCCTCGTGCTCGCCAACAGTGCCGTCGGCCCCGCTCTGCTCGCCTTCAAGGGCGAGCATGTCGAGCTGCCGTTGCTCGGTCTCGACATCTCGACGGGGCACTTCGTCAGCGACGGCCTGCTCGCGATCTTCTTCTTCATCGTGGCCGTCGAGCTCAAGCGCGAACTCGCGATCGGTGAGCTCAACAGCCTGAGCAAGGCGGCGCTGCCCGCCGTCGCCGCACTCGGCGGGGTCGCCGTCCCGGCCGGAATCTACCTGCTCATCACCGCGGGCTCCGGTTGGGAGAACGGCTGGCCAGTGCCGACCGCGACCGACATCGCCTTCGCTCTCGGCCTGCTCGCGATCTTCGGCAAGGGCATTCCAACGCGGGTACGCGTGTTCCTGATGGCGCTGGCCGTGCTCGATGACCTGGTCGCCATCCTCATCATCGCGTTCTTCTTCACGAGCAGCGTCGAGCTGAGCTACCTGGGCTTTGCGGCCGTGACGCTCCTGCTCTTCTCCGGCGTGAGCCGGCTGCTCCGCCCGCGCTCCGGCTACATCCTCACGCGCAAGCCGCAGTGGCCCCTCGTCATCGCGATGTGGGTGCTCGCCGTGCTCACGTGGTACTTCGTGTTCCAGTCCGGCGTGCACGCCACGATCGCGGGCGTGCTGCTCGGCCTCGTGATGGCACGGCGTCCAGGCGGCCGAGCGGTGCACAGCCTCGAGCCGTACTCCAACGGCATCATCCTTCCGCTGTTCGCATTCTCCGCCGCCCTCGTCGCGATCCCAGCGGTGAGCCTGAGCGAGCTGAGTCCGGCCTTCTGGGGCATTCTGGTGGCGCTGCCGCTCGGCAAGCTCCTCGGCATCACGCTGGCGGGCTGGCTCGGCGGGCTCGTCGCGGGCAAGCGCTCCGGTGTCGGGCTCCGGATCGGCGATCTGCTCGTCGTCGCCTCGCTCGGCGGGGTCGGGTTCACGGTCTCGCTGCTGATGAACGAACTCGCCTTCGCCAGCGATCATGACGTCGTCGACGAGGGAACGATCGCCGTGCTCCTCGGCTCCGGCATCGCCATGGTGTGCTCGGCGGCCTTCGTGAGTTGGCGTGCGGCGCAGTACCGGTCAGGCAAGCTGTCGGTCTCCGCTGCGGACGAGCCAGATCCGGCGACAGCCCCGCTGTTCTAG